In a genomic window of Nocardia fluminea:
- a CDS encoding DUF389 domain-containing protein — MAAMVSFLVPEEQRRSLDELTDKLDLSVGQVASKRSAFWIMLVMSAVIAISGVIGNSTATVIGAMIVAPLSIPILGVALGVVTGRGPLLARSLLLVVSGIVVVVALGFLFAQLLPNPVNVLSNAQVVGRTSPKLMDLTAAIATGLVAAIAITRRDVGDVLPGVAIAISLVPPLGVVGVCLGSHAPALAGGAFVLFASNVVAMIITSTIVLLIAGYAGDADPATMRRGRAYLVLGAALVLVAIPMVLNSLSTLWAGQIADATTAWLRDTPDAEVMDVTLHSDIATVSVLGPTQLPPREELQQKVNELVPWNPKVVIIHTVGGRVQ; from the coding sequence ATGGCTGCCATGGTGAGCTTCCTGGTCCCCGAGGAGCAGCGCCGATCGCTGGACGAGCTGACCGACAAGCTGGATCTGTCGGTGGGCCAGGTCGCGTCGAAGCGATCGGCGTTCTGGATCATGCTGGTGATGTCGGCGGTGATCGCGATCTCGGGCGTCATCGGCAATTCCACCGCGACGGTGATCGGCGCGATGATCGTCGCCCCGTTGTCGATCCCGATTCTGGGTGTCGCGCTGGGTGTGGTGACCGGGCGCGGGCCGTTGCTCGCACGCAGTCTGCTGCTGGTCGTCTCGGGAATCGTGGTGGTGGTCGCGCTCGGGTTCCTCTTCGCGCAGCTGCTGCCCAATCCGGTGAACGTGCTGTCCAACGCCCAGGTCGTGGGGCGGACCTCGCCGAAGTTGATGGATCTGACCGCGGCGATCGCGACCGGCCTGGTCGCGGCGATCGCGATCACCCGGCGTGACGTGGGCGATGTGCTGCCCGGGGTGGCGATCGCGATTTCGCTGGTGCCGCCGCTGGGCGTGGTCGGAGTGTGTCTGGGTTCGCACGCGCCCGCCCTCGCCGGTGGCGCGTTCGTGCTGTTCGCTTCCAACGTGGTCGCGATGATCATCACGTCGACGATCGTGCTGCTCATCGCCGGGTACGCGGGCGATGCCGACCCGGCGACGATGCGGCGGGGCAGGGCCTATCTGGTGCTCGGCGCGGCGCTGGTGCTGGTGGCGATCCCGATGGTGCTCAATTCGCTGTCGACCCTGTGGGCCGGTCAGATCGCCGACGCGACCACTGCCTGGCTCCGCGACACCCCGGACGCGGAGGTCATGGACGTCACCCTGCATAGCGACATAGCGACCGTCTCGGTGCTCGGTCCCACACAGTTGCCACCGCGCGAGGAATTGCAGCAGAAGGTGAACGAGCTGGTCCCGTGGAACCCGAAGGTGGTCATCATCCACACGGTCGGTGGACGCGTGCAGTAA
- a CDS encoding alkyl/aryl-sulfatase gives MTSQQGASAGIEAGNETLSRTLPFGDTQDFADAERGFVAALTPGVVKNAAGEVVWDIDAYSFLDGECPPTVNPSLWRQSQLCVKQGLFEVTDGIFQIRGFDLSNMTLVEGDAGVIVIDPLISEETAAAGLALYREHRGDRPVAGVIYSHSHIDHFGGVKGVTTEAEVAAGRCLIIAPVGFTEHAVEENVYAGTAMARRAAYMYGAALPRGPKGAVGAGLGPTNSIGTPTLISPTVYIDHTGQTVTVDGVTIEFQMTPGTEAPSEMNFYFPDRRALCMAENATHTLHNLLTLRGALVRDPHVWAKYLTQAINRYAARTDVVFASHHWPTWGTDRLTEFLSVQRDLYGYLHDQTLRALNQGVTGIEIAEDFPLPPAVVNSWSTHGYYGSVSHNVKAIYQRYMGWFDGNPATLWQHPPVASARRHVEFMGGADEAVAKARKVYADGDFRWAAQVLNYVIFADPDNAEAKALQADTLEQLGYGAENGTWRNFFLMGAYELRNGNVGTPLATSSADISAALSVEQVFDALALRVDGPRAWDAKIVIDWRLTDSGTVHRTELRNGLLVHFDVEGDLPPAAATFALTEADLRAALLGGQDLATMIGDGRVTVEGDPAELAELVGYLDAPDPDFAIVTP, from the coding sequence ATGACCAGTCAGCAGGGTGCCTCGGCCGGCATCGAAGCCGGCAACGAGACGTTGTCGCGCACGCTACCGTTCGGCGACACCCAGGATTTTGCCGACGCCGAGCGTGGATTCGTCGCGGCGCTGACGCCGGGAGTGGTGAAGAACGCCGCCGGCGAGGTGGTGTGGGACATCGACGCCTATTCGTTCCTCGACGGCGAGTGCCCGCCCACCGTGAACCCGAGTCTGTGGCGGCAGTCGCAATTGTGTGTGAAGCAGGGTTTGTTCGAGGTCACCGACGGCATCTTCCAGATCCGCGGATTCGATCTGTCCAACATGACGCTGGTCGAAGGCGACGCCGGTGTGATCGTGATCGATCCGCTGATCTCGGAGGAAACCGCCGCGGCGGGCCTGGCGCTGTACCGCGAACATCGCGGCGACCGTCCGGTGGCCGGGGTGATCTACTCGCATTCCCATATCGACCATTTCGGTGGCGTGAAGGGCGTGACCACCGAAGCGGAAGTCGCGGCGGGTCGGTGCCTGATCATCGCGCCGGTCGGTTTCACCGAGCACGCGGTCGAGGAGAACGTGTACGCCGGCACCGCGATGGCGCGCCGGGCGGCCTACATGTACGGCGCCGCACTGCCCCGTGGGCCGAAGGGGGCCGTCGGCGCGGGCCTCGGGCCGACGAATTCGATCGGTACCCCGACCCTGATCTCGCCCACGGTCTACATCGACCACACCGGGCAGACGGTGACCGTGGACGGGGTGACCATCGAATTCCAGATGACGCCGGGCACCGAGGCGCCCTCGGAGATGAACTTCTACTTCCCCGACCGGCGGGCGCTGTGCATGGCCGAGAACGCCACCCACACCCTGCACAATCTGCTGACATTGCGCGGTGCGCTGGTTCGCGATCCGCATGTGTGGGCGAAATACCTCACCCAGGCGATCAACCGCTACGCCGCCCGCACCGATGTCGTGTTCGCCTCCCATCACTGGCCGACCTGGGGTACCGATCGGCTGACCGAATTCCTCTCGGTACAGCGAGATCTCTACGGCTACCTGCACGACCAGACGCTGCGGGCCTTGAACCAAGGTGTCACGGGCATCGAGATCGCCGAAGACTTCCCGTTGCCCCCGGCCGTCGTGAACTCGTGGTCGACCCACGGCTATTACGGCTCGGTGAGCCACAATGTCAAAGCGATCTACCAGCGATACATGGGCTGGTTCGACGGTAATCCCGCCACGCTGTGGCAGCATCCGCCGGTCGCGAGCGCCCGGCGGCACGTCGAATTCATGGGCGGGGCCGACGAAGCCGTCGCGAAAGCGCGAAAGGTGTACGCCGACGGCGATTTCCGCTGGGCGGCCCAGGTGCTGAACTACGTCATCTTCGCCGATCCCGACAACGCCGAAGCGAAAGCGTTGCAGGCCGACACCCTCGAACAACTCGGCTACGGCGCGGAGAACGGCACCTGGCGCAACTTCTTCCTGATGGGCGCCTACGAATTGCGCAACGGCAATGTGGGTACCCCGCTGGCGACCTCCTCGGCCGACATCTCCGCGGCCCTGTCCGTGGAGCAGGTGTTCGACGCGCTCGCACTGCGGGTCGACGGGCCACGTGCCTGGGACGCGAAGATCGTGATCGACTGGCGGCTCACCGATTCCGGCACGGTGCACCGCACCGAACTGCGCAACGGACTGCTCGTGCACTTCGACGTCGAGGGTGACCTCCCACCCGCCGCGGCGACGTTCGCGCTCACCGAAGCGGACCTGCGCGCGGCACTGCTCGGCGGCCAGGATCTGGCGACGATGATCGGCGACGGCCGTGTCACCGTCGAGGGTGACCCGGCCGAGCTGGCCGAACTGGTCGGCTACCTCGATGCCCCCGACCCGGATTTCGCGATCGTCACCCCCTGA
- a CDS encoding SHOCT domain-containing protein, with translation MSSVWDVLWVIIVSFCFVAYLMLMFYLLTDLFRDRATSGWVKAVWVVCLILFPLLTGLVYLIFRGSGMAERTAEAQQQARTEANDYIRQAAGTNSAAQIADGKKLLDAGAITEAEFQQLKAKALS, from the coding sequence ATGTCGTCGGTGTGGGACGTTCTCTGGGTCATCATTGTGAGTTTCTGCTTTGTCGCCTACCTGATGTTGATGTTCTACCTGCTCACCGATCTTTTCCGTGACCGGGCCACCTCGGGCTGGGTCAAGGCGGTGTGGGTGGTGTGTTTGATCCTGTTCCCGCTGCTCACCGGCCTGGTGTATCTGATCTTCCGCGGTAGCGGCATGGCGGAACGGACCGCCGAAGCGCAGCAGCAGGCACGCACGGAAGCCAACGATTACATCAGGCAGGCCGCGGGCACCAATTCCGCCGCCCAGATCGCCGACGGGAAGAAGCTGCTCGACGCGGGCGCCATCACCGAGGCCGAATTCCAGCAACTCAAGGCCAAAGCTCTCAGCTGA
- a CDS encoding DUF7144 family membrane protein has translation MTTTSHPVRQGFAAGITMLAVIMLLVAGTLSILRGIAGVTKDEIFLIPSEYSYQFDVTGWGWIHLAIGVLLVAVALGMMLTATWARIFACCLAAVSIVANFASLPYYPWWSVIIIAIDLSVIWAVSTWNPDRV, from the coding sequence ATGACGACCACCTCGCATCCCGTCCGACAGGGTTTCGCGGCCGGCATCACCATGCTCGCGGTGATCATGCTTCTGGTGGCGGGCACATTGAGCATCCTGCGCGGCATCGCGGGAGTCACCAAAGACGAAATCTTCTTGATACCGAGCGAATACAGCTACCAGTTCGATGTCACCGGCTGGGGCTGGATCCACCTGGCGATCGGTGTACTGCTGGTAGCCGTCGCCCTCGGGATGATGCTCACCGCGACCTGGGCCCGGATCTTCGCCTGCTGCCTGGCCGCCGTCTCGATCGTCGCCAACTTCGCGTCCCTGCCGTACTACCCCTGGTGGTCGGTGATCATCATCGCCATCGACCTCTCGGTCATCTGGGCCGTCTCCACCTGGAATCCGGATCGCGTCTGA
- a CDS encoding nuclear transport factor 2 family protein has product MATTPTSPGRAVDDQLLSVLDEWQMAIVANDADRIGAYMADEWIMVSENGMTTAEQFLAFVRSGDLTHSAMQRVGEPRIRYHGDLALLTTRATNTAHYQGIRYDADEWTTDAFRRVDGRWRCLLTQITAVKT; this is encoded by the coding sequence ATGGCAACAACACCAACGTCCCCGGGTCGCGCGGTAGACGACCAACTGCTGTCCGTGCTCGACGAGTGGCAGATGGCGATCGTCGCCAACGACGCGGACCGGATCGGTGCGTACATGGCCGACGAGTGGATCATGGTCTCCGAGAACGGCATGACCACGGCCGAACAATTCCTGGCGTTCGTCCGATCAGGCGACCTCACGCACTCGGCGATGCAGCGCGTCGGAGAGCCCAGGATTCGATACCACGGCGACCTCGCCCTGCTGACCACCCGGGCCACCAATACCGCTCACTACCAAGGCATTCGATACGACGCCGACGAATGGACCACCGATGCCTTCCGCCGCGTGGACGGCCGTTGGCGCTGCCTGCTGACCCAGATCACCGCCGTCAAGACGTAA
- a CDS encoding alkyl/aryl-sulfatase produces MALDYDDHTDFENADRGFINTLTPMRITKADGTVVFDTSGYGFLDGPCPETVNPSLFRQAQLCVKNGLYQVTDGIYQVRGFDISNMTIVEGDTGVIVIDPLISAECAAAGLALYRQERGDRPVTGVIYTHSHADHFGGVDGVLPDGRGEVPILAPAGFMAEAVSENVYAGVAMTRRGTYMYGLGMTPGPEGQCSTGLGIQASHGTFGLIPPTVDITHTGQQETVDGVPIVFQMTPGTEAPAEMNFYFPRHRALCLAENATHNLHNLLTLRGAQVRDPRIWSRYIDEAIEMFAVDADVAFASHHWPTWGADNIMGFLSLQRDLYMYLHDQTLRMMNAGLNGPEIAEEFELSPNLADAWSARGYYGSVSHNVKAVYQRYLGWFDGNPTSLWEHPRTAKAVRYVETIGGIDAVIEKGRAYADSGDLRFAAELLTHAVFAEPDNKAAKDALAHTYQQLGFGAENATWRCFYLTGDNELRHGIQRTELDLGGGMAAALSVEQLFDSLAIRVNGPRAAKDSFRIEWHFTDQDAVVRLTLSNGVLIQTPDPRSKADIDLTVTLTKQQLLAILAGKGLDGIDYTGDPGVLQRLFGLLDTPDPNYAVVTP; encoded by the coding sequence ATGGCATTGGACTACGACGATCACACCGATTTCGAGAACGCTGATCGCGGGTTCATCAACACCCTGACACCGATGCGCATCACCAAAGCCGACGGCACGGTCGTCTTCGACACCAGCGGGTACGGGTTCCTCGACGGGCCGTGCCCGGAAACGGTCAACCCCAGTCTGTTCCGGCAAGCCCAGCTCTGCGTGAAGAACGGTCTGTACCAGGTCACCGACGGCATCTATCAGGTCCGCGGGTTCGATATCTCCAACATGACGATCGTCGAGGGCGACACCGGCGTCATCGTGATCGATCCGCTCATCTCGGCCGAGTGCGCGGCGGCCGGACTGGCGTTGTATCGGCAGGAGCGCGGTGACCGGCCGGTGACCGGGGTCATCTACACCCACTCCCATGCCGACCACTTCGGCGGTGTGGACGGTGTCCTGCCCGACGGTCGCGGCGAGGTGCCGATTCTCGCGCCCGCCGGTTTCATGGCGGAAGCCGTCTCGGAGAACGTCTACGCGGGCGTCGCGATGACGCGGCGCGGTACCTACATGTACGGGCTCGGGATGACGCCCGGACCCGAAGGCCAGTGCAGCACCGGGCTGGGTATCCAAGCCTCCCATGGCACGTTCGGCTTGATCCCGCCGACCGTCGACATCACCCACACCGGCCAGCAGGAGACCGTCGACGGCGTGCCGATCGTCTTCCAGATGACGCCGGGCACCGAGGCGCCCGCGGAGATGAACTTCTACTTCCCCCGCCACCGCGCGCTCTGTCTCGCCGAGAACGCGACCCACAATCTGCACAACCTGCTCACCCTGCGTGGCGCCCAGGTGCGCGATCCGCGGATCTGGTCGCGCTACATCGACGAGGCGATCGAGATGTTCGCCGTCGACGCCGATGTCGCGTTCGCCTCGCACCACTGGCCCACCTGGGGTGCCGACAACATCATGGGATTCCTGTCGTTGCAGCGCGACCTGTACATGTACCTGCACGACCAGACCCTGCGGATGATGAACGCGGGGCTCAACGGCCCGGAGATCGCCGAGGAGTTCGAGTTGTCGCCGAACCTGGCCGACGCGTGGAGCGCGCGTGGCTATTACGGGTCGGTGAGTCACAACGTCAAGGCGGTCTACCAGCGCTATCTCGGTTGGTTCGACGGGAACCCGACCTCGCTCTGGGAGCACCCGCGCACGGCGAAAGCGGTGCGCTACGTCGAGACCATCGGCGGCATCGACGCGGTGATCGAGAAGGGGCGCGCCTACGCCGACTCCGGCGATCTGCGCTTCGCCGCCGAACTGCTCACCCACGCCGTGTTCGCCGAGCCGGACAACAAAGCCGCGAAAGACGCACTCGCCCACACCTATCAACAGCTCGGATTCGGTGCGGAGAACGCCACCTGGCGCTGCTTCTACCTCACCGGCGACAACGAATTGCGCCACGGAATCCAGCGGACCGAACTCGACCTCGGCGGGGGAATGGCGGCGGCGCTGTCGGTGGAGCAGCTGTTCGACTCGCTCGCCATCCGGGTGAACGGCCCACGCGCGGCGAAGGATTCGTTCCGGATCGAGTGGCACTTCACCGACCAGGACGCCGTCGTGCGACTCACCCTGTCCAACGGCGTCCTCATCCAGACGCCCGACCCACGGTCCAAAGCCGACATCGACCTCACCGTCACGCTCACCAAGCAACAACTCCTCGCCATCCTCGCGGGCAAGGGCTTGGACGGGATCGACTACACCGGCGACCCGGGCGTCCTGCAGCGACTGTTCGGCCTGCTGGACACTCCCGACCCGAACTACGCGGTCGTGACCCCGTAA
- a CDS encoding TerD family protein: MGVSLSKGGNVSLTKAAPNLTAVAVGLGWDLRTTTGTDFDLDASAIGLGADKKVVSSGHFVFFNNLKSPEGAIEHAGDNTTGAGDGDDETINVDLANTPATIDSIVFPVSIYDAATRNQSFGQVRNAYIRVLDRSNGEELARYDLSEDASTETAMVFGELYRNGAEWKFRATGQGYASGLEGIARDFGVNL, encoded by the coding sequence ATGGGTGTCAGCTTGTCCAAGGGCGGCAATGTCTCACTGACCAAGGCGGCGCCGAACCTCACCGCCGTCGCGGTCGGCCTCGGCTGGGATCTGCGGACCACCACCGGCACGGACTTCGACCTCGACGCCAGCGCCATCGGCCTCGGCGCCGACAAGAAGGTGGTGTCGAGCGGGCACTTCGTCTTCTTCAACAACCTGAAGTCGCCCGAGGGCGCGATCGAGCACGCGGGTGACAACACCACCGGTGCCGGCGACGGCGACGACGAGACGATCAACGTCGACCTGGCCAACACCCCGGCCACGATCGACTCCATCGTGTTCCCGGTCTCGATCTACGACGCCGCCACCCGCAACCAGTCCTTCGGCCAGGTACGCAACGCCTACATCCGTGTCCTCGACCGCAGCAACGGCGAGGAACTGGCCCGCTACGACCTCTCCGAGGACGCGTCCACCGAAACCGCCATGGTCTTCGGCGAGCTGTACCGCAACGGCGCGGAATGGAAGTTCCGCGCCACCGGCCAGGGTTACGCCTCCGGCCTGGAGGGCATCGCCCGCGATTTCGGCGTCAACCTGTGA
- a CDS encoding ATP-grasp domain-containing protein: MEIAETLKKKGVDVAIPIFEETVEWAGAINSVLLDNPRLLGQSMLLRDKSLMKRRAQLGGIRVGIFEEAHERDDVIRFLKRVNQTLLKLDGDPNDPIHLKAFDKAGCLGHRIIRTPDEVDLIPDDEFPMLMESHLDGWEFAVEAWVHNGRICFLNISEYVTLGYSVFVPATPELEKYRPEITRQVEKLIKTFDIEFGFIHPEYFVTSDGEMYFGEVAYRPPGFKVFELLERTYGFNAYHALVLAFDPKTTDEEIDAFFPKEVVDATGHAGCFGVYPRRRVVSRLSVPIETEDHDYFESHELTAPQAEKVTKRTAFGNHWGLLYFFGEDPYTLRDLLKRQEELDFYI; the protein is encoded by the coding sequence ATGGAGATCGCCGAAACCCTGAAGAAAAAGGGAGTGGACGTCGCCATTCCGATCTTCGAGGAGACGGTGGAATGGGCGGGAGCGATCAACTCCGTCCTGCTCGACAATCCTCGCCTGCTCGGGCAGTCGATGCTGTTGCGCGACAAGTCGTTGATGAAGCGGCGCGCGCAGCTCGGCGGTATCCGGGTCGGGATCTTCGAAGAGGCCCACGAGCGCGACGACGTGATCCGATTCCTGAAACGGGTCAATCAAACCCTGCTGAAACTCGACGGCGACCCCAACGATCCGATTCACCTCAAGGCGTTCGACAAAGCGGGCTGCCTCGGTCATCGGATCATCCGGACCCCCGACGAGGTGGACCTGATCCCCGACGACGAGTTCCCGATGCTGATGGAATCGCACCTGGACGGCTGGGAATTCGCGGTCGAGGCCTGGGTGCACAACGGCCGCATCTGCTTCCTGAACATCTCGGAGTACGTGACGCTGGGATATTCGGTGTTCGTACCCGCCACGCCGGAACTCGAGAAATATCGGCCCGAGATCACCCGTCAGGTCGAGAAGCTGATCAAGACCTTCGACATCGAGTTCGGTTTCATCCACCCCGAGTACTTCGTCACGAGCGACGGGGAAATGTATTTCGGCGAGGTCGCCTACCGGCCGCCGGGCTTCAAGGTGTTCGAGCTGCTGGAACGAACCTACGGGTTCAACGCCTACCACGCGCTCGTGCTGGCCTTCGACCCGAAAACCACCGACGAGGAGATCGACGCGTTCTTCCCGAAGGAAGTGGTGGATGCCACGGGCCACGCGGGGTGCTTCGGCGTCTATCCGCGCCGGCGGGTGGTCAGCCGGCTGTCGGTGCCGATCGAGACCGAGGATCACGATTACTTCGAATCACACGAGCTCACCGCGCCGCAGGCCGAAAAGGTCACCAAACGAACCGCATTCGGCAATCACTGGGGTCTGCTCTATTTCTTCGGCGAGGACCCGTACACTCTGCGGGATCTGTTGAAGCGACAAGAAGAGCTCGACTTCTACATTTGA
- a CDS encoding TerD family protein, whose product MITLKKEDGAADLAGITKMSVGVSWDPSAGSSGGILGMARRKRGVDLDLIAVLFQGAEPVRFAGLDSLDPLGNGSVLHTGDEQTGAAAGDDETVHVTFATVPPAIDSIVFVAVAFKKGSSFEKANNVSFKIYDATGGDTQPVADIWPSLLGAENANAIARTFRNGPVWQLEVLDRKGKIKQGDRQALLRFAIG is encoded by the coding sequence GTGATTACTCTCAAGAAGGAAGACGGCGCGGCCGATCTCGCCGGTATCACCAAGATGAGCGTGGGGGTGAGCTGGGATCCGTCGGCGGGTTCCAGCGGTGGAATTCTCGGAATGGCCCGGCGCAAGCGCGGTGTCGACCTCGACCTGATCGCCGTGTTGTTCCAGGGCGCCGAACCGGTGCGCTTCGCCGGCCTGGATTCGCTGGACCCGCTGGGCAACGGATCGGTGCTGCACACCGGCGACGAGCAGACCGGTGCGGCCGCGGGCGACGACGAGACCGTGCACGTCACCTTCGCCACTGTGCCCCCGGCCATCGACTCCATCGTCTTCGTCGCCGTCGCGTTCAAGAAGGGCAGTTCCTTCGAGAAGGCGAACAACGTCTCGTTCAAGATCTACGACGCCACCGGTGGTGACACCCAGCCCGTCGCCGACATCTGGCCGTCACTGCTCGGCGCGGAGAACGCCAACGCGATCGCGCGGACCTTCCGTAACGGCCCGGTGTGGCAGCTCGAGGTCCTCGACCGCAAGGGCAAGATCAAGCAGGGCGATCGCCAGGCGTTGCTGCGCTTCGCGATCGGCTGA
- a CDS encoding DUF1990 family protein, translating into MDQGLTYTPAGATSPADDLWTGEFPGFRRFDTTVVIGHGEPRWTAASESVLRWGIKRRSGFRVAPEVAVSRDAEYRISAGWGPVRVHEPVRVVAVVDTENRRGFAYGTLPGHPVSGEEAFVVHRDSTGTVSLTLRSLTRPAPAGPWRSLFPALLVAQRLYRRRYLRALVD; encoded by the coding sequence ATGGACCAGGGACTCACCTACACCCCGGCCGGCGCGACCAGCCCCGCCGACGATCTGTGGACCGGCGAATTCCCCGGCTTCCGCCGGTTCGACACCACCGTGGTGATCGGGCACGGCGAGCCTCGATGGACGGCCGCGTCCGAATCCGTGCTGCGTTGGGGGATCAAGCGCCGCAGCGGTTTCAGAGTCGCCCCCGAGGTCGCGGTGTCGAGGGACGCGGAGTACCGGATCAGCGCGGGATGGGGACCTGTCCGCGTCCACGAGCCGGTTCGCGTAGTCGCCGTGGTCGACACCGAGAACCGGCGCGGCTTCGCCTACGGCACCCTGCCCGGTCATCCGGTCAGCGGCGAGGAAGCTTTTGTCGTGCACCGGGATTCGACCGGCACCGTCTCGCTGACTCTGCGTTCACTGACGAGACCGGCACCGGCCGGACCATGGCGCTCCCTCTTCCCGGCACTTCTCGTCGCACAGCGCCTCTACCGTCGGCGATACCTGCGCGCGCTGGTGGACTAG
- a CDS encoding beta-ketoacyl-ACP synthase III: MPTPIATAVPVTHAGILGLGVYRPRRVVPNSEIVEAIESSDEWIRTRSGIAARHWAEPDETIVSMSVAAARDALTASGVSAEQIDAVVLATSSQMVLGPSAGAVVATELGMHDTAAFDISAGCAGFCYALADAANLVRSGQARQVLVIGVERLSDLLDTTDRGCAFIFADGAGAVVVGPAEQEGIGPVAWGSDGARTSAIKQDKDFLEYFAEVAAAEASGGTSQRPYIRMNGTEVFRWAVTFLEKACRDALEQAGLTAQDLDAFVPHQANIRITDALVRTLGLPESVAVARDIIETGNTSAASIPMAMEQLVRSGGANPGDTALLLGFGAGLAYAGQVVHLPPIA, translated from the coding sequence ATGCCCACCCCCATTGCCACCGCGGTTCCGGTCACCCACGCGGGAATTCTCGGCCTCGGCGTGTACCGCCCGCGCCGCGTCGTGCCCAACTCCGAGATCGTCGAGGCGATCGAGTCGTCGGACGAGTGGATCAGGACTCGTTCGGGGATCGCCGCCCGGCACTGGGCCGAACCCGACGAGACGATCGTCTCGATGAGCGTCGCGGCCGCCCGGGACGCGCTCACGGCGTCCGGGGTGAGCGCCGAGCAGATCGACGCGGTGGTGCTGGCCACGTCGTCGCAGATGGTGCTCGGACCGTCGGCGGGCGCGGTGGTGGCGACCGAACTCGGCATGCACGACACCGCCGCCTTCGACATCTCCGCCGGCTGCGCCGGCTTCTGCTACGCGCTGGCCGACGCGGCGAACCTGGTGCGCTCGGGCCAGGCGCGGCAGGTGCTGGTGATCGGGGTGGAGCGGCTCTCGGACCTGCTCGACACCACCGATCGCGGGTGCGCGTTCATCTTCGCCGACGGTGCGGGCGCGGTCGTCGTCGGCCCGGCCGAGCAGGAGGGGATCGGCCCGGTCGCGTGGGGATCGGACGGCGCGCGTACCTCGGCGATCAAACAGGACAAGGACTTTCTGGAGTATTTCGCCGAGGTCGCCGCGGCCGAAGCCAGCGGCGGCACCTCGCAGCGTCCCTACATCCGGATGAACGGCACCGAGGTATTCCGCTGGGCCGTCACGTTTCTGGAGAAGGCATGCCGTGACGCGCTCGAGCAGGCGGGCCTCACCGCCCAGGACCTCGACGCGTTCGTCCCGCACCAGGCCAATATCCGCATCACCGACGCGCTGGTCCGCACGCTCGGTCTGCCCGAGTCCGTCGCCGTCGCGCGCGACATCATCGAAACCGGCAACACCAGCGCCGCCTCCATTCCGATGGCCATGGAACAGCTCGTGCGCTCCGGCGGTGCCAACCCCGGTGACACCGCGCTGCTACTGGGCTTCGGCGCCGGTCTGGCCTACGCGGGCCAGGTCGTGCACCTGCCGCCGATCGCCTAG
- a CDS encoding TetR/AcrR family transcriptional regulator, whose protein sequence is MAAGPRARLIEHTISTVQEHGVHASSLSELLERSRTSRNSLYQHFPSGKGELVQTAARIVARLVYSHVSAMADALQTAPSAQQWLTDLLAFWRTPLEKSDYTAGSFMMAAALDELDPAVQSIAGQAFAEWTARLADGIVATGIERSTAVSLAGFLLTTIEGTIVHSRALKSAHPFDQAVTQLTILFKVHLSER, encoded by the coding sequence ATGGCCGCCGGACCACGCGCCCGACTCATCGAGCACACGATCAGCACCGTCCAGGAACACGGCGTGCACGCGTCCTCCCTCAGCGAACTGCTCGAGCGCAGCAGGACCTCGCGCAACTCGCTGTACCAGCACTTCCCCTCCGGCAAGGGCGAATTGGTGCAGACCGCGGCGCGGATCGTGGCCCGCCTGGTGTACTCCCACGTGAGCGCGATGGCCGACGCCCTCCAGACCGCGCCGTCGGCCCAGCAGTGGCTCACCGACCTGCTCGCCTTCTGGCGCACCCCACTGGAGAAGTCCGACTACACCGCGGGCTCGTTCATGATGGCGGCCGCGCTCGACGAACTCGACCCCGCCGTCCAGTCCATCGCGGGTCAGGCCTTCGCCGAATGGACCGCCCGGCTCGCCGACGGGATCGTGGCCACCGGGATCGAGCGATCGACCGCGGTGTCACTGGCCGGATTCCTGCTCACCACCATCGAGGGCACGATCGTGCACAGCCGCGCGCTCAAGTCCGCGCACCCGTTCGACCAGGCGGTCACTCAGCTGACGATCCTGTTCAAGGTGCACCTGTCCGAGCGGTGA